The following nucleotide sequence is from Paroedura picta isolate Pp20150507F chromosome 1, Ppicta_v3.0, whole genome shotgun sequence.
CCTCTCTGGCCCTGCTGCAGGCGCCTTTGGTGGGCCGCATGATCCACCTGCaggagcagagctgtgggcagGGGGCGCTGGGGGAGCACAAACACGTCACTGTCTGAGGGGGACCAGCCTTACTCAGGCACTGATCGCATTTCTGGCAGTCTTCAGtgttcatttatactccactggTCTCCCCAGTGAGGGTCCAAAGAagaggaggtggtttttataccctgcttttcactgcctggagcagACAGAAAGCGGCTTATAAGTGTGTGCTGTGCTCAAGGCCCCAGAAGGAGCCTGAGAGTTTAGATGGGGCCGGGCCACACCAACCTTGCAAGCTGCAGGGTGGCCTAGCAAGCCCCGTGGGCTGCGATGGCTCTGCGGGGAGGAAGGGCATCCTGCACGCGCTCAGAGGCTCACCCTGTGTCCCTCTgtgtgtccgggggggggggctagagatTGGGATCTGCCAGCACCAATTGGGCCTAAATCCCAGCATGGCCAAGGAGGCTTACCGCGGAAGCAATGATAGCGTCACTTCTGTCAAGGGCAGCAGTTGCAGTATAGAATTACAGAGTTAGACGGGGCCTCCAGGATCAtccagtccatccccctgcacaatgcaggatcccacaactacctgcctaccaacAGTGATCTctccccacacgcacacaccaaaaacctccagactccaggctggcctggagggaattcacctcccatcccacagtggcggtcagcaatttcctgggcctgcaaggaaaggccacaaagaCAAACAGGGACACATCGcttcctgcccgcccactcacggtcatctgcctaagttcctagaatcagcatttctgccagatgactctccagcctctgcttagaaacctccaaggaaggagaacccaccacctcccgaggaagcctgttccactgaggaaccactctgttaTTCGCtgcaccctcccccctccgctACTTGTCCTTTCCCCCTTCTACCTCACCCCAGAAGCTGGGCTCAGCCTCCCTCTCTGTCTGACTCCAACAGGTTTCGAGTGCGAACTGATCCCTCTGTtcaaccccccccttcccccctgcaaTCTGGGGCTAGTGGCAGCCAAGACACACCTGCTCTtgcagggtggggggcagaagagAACACTCAAAGGGGGCAGTAAGAAGGGGGGCAGAGAACTGATTCCGACCAGAGGGTGTGTCGGAGGGCAGTGGGGGCTTCCCCCGAGGCGGCACcagagggaggtggccagagatgGCAAGCTAGGACAGGTTGTCTGCAGCAGACCCGCCTGAGCCAAGAGGAAACGGGGAACGTGCTTCAAATAAATACCTTTGCAGGACTCGgctctttcctttttatttacaAGGGGCAAAGGACCTTTCAGGCTGAGCCCCGCCAACCCCGCTGGTGCAGACACGGgagccaggcagccagccagccagccagccagctttcCCCAGATCTGAAGGGGCTGTCAATACCAGTAGGATTTCCGGAAGGAGCGCGTCTCCACGATTCCCTGCAGCTCCATGATCTCCTCCTGGAAGGTCTTCAGGGAGGGCACGTAGCTCCTCTCCAGCGCATTCTCCACAGAGGTGTCCTTGGGGCCATCTTGGCAAGGGAGAAGAGAAATACTGACGATGCcgccacctcccccctccccccaggtttccAGCCCtcctgctgcaggagccagcccccccttccccccagccctctCACCTATCCATTGCTCTGGGATGATGCCGTCCTCCCTCTGGGTTGGGGGCTGGGGGATGATCCTGCCCGTCCGCAAAGACACACGGACCCGCTCCCCCTCTTCTGTGTAGCGCCACTCCACCTCTGTGGGCTtcctgcggcgggggggggggggggagatggggacagGTCGCAAGGGagggtgtgggggtgggtgcATGCGACCCAGCTGGCAGAAGAGGGAGTGGCCCTGAGCAGCAGGGGGGAAGGCCTCCAGGGAGACTAGCTGCTAGCCACGTGGGTCAgcccttggggggcggggggggggtccgcaGACTCAGGCTGTGACAAGCCCCCTCTCGGCCCTCGGGCTTGCCCAgggaccccctcccacccccccccccgggctgggtGCGCTTACCTGTCGGTGGGATCGATGAGGGTCACGTCCCGCACCAGCAGGGGAGCTTCGCTGGCCACGTAGGTGCCCGGGTAGTCGGCCGTTTTCCCCACGTAGCGGTAATGCTGCAGAGGGGACGAGAGGAGCGGGCAGCGGCGGCGCTTCCGTCCTTCGGCGGGCGGGCCGTCCGCTCACCCggtgccccccccctgcctcctcctcctcccccctcccccagcccggcCGCCCCGGTCTCCCTCCTTACCACGTTCAAGCCCTCGAGGACGACCCAGTTGCGCTGCCGGATGACCTGCGCCACGCGGCCCTGCTTGCCGGCGTCCCTCCCGCTCAGGATCTGCACCTGCAAGGGGCGCGGGGTCAGCGGCCGCTTCCCTCGCCCGCCCGGCCCGCCCGGCCCTTGGgggcgcccagcccagcccagcccagccccgccGATCCGGGCCCCGCGGCGCCTACCGTGTCTCCCTGGAAGAACTTCCAGTCGGCGTCGGCGATGGGCTCCACGAAGATCTTCTTGCGCCGGAGGCCCGGCGGGTTGCGCAGCTTGTCGGCCATCGAGCCCGGCCGGTTCATGCCGTAGCGGTAGTGGGGCGGCAGCGTGACCTTCTGCGCCAGGGCGCGCACCCACGACAGCCGCATGCCGCCGgccgggaggaggaagagggcgaCGACGAGGACCACcggccccccgccccgccccgccccgcccaccggcgccccgcctcttcctgccccGCCTCTCCAGCCGAAGCCCGCCCCCCCGATCCTAGGCAAGCCCCGCTCCCGGAGAAGCCCGTGTCCGTCCCGCGACCACCCCGGTTCGCGCCACGAAAGAGGGCAGGGCCCCGACGGCGCGGAGGAagccaggcaggcagacaggcaggcaggcggcgcAGGCGAGGGCGCAGGCGGGGCTGTATTGCGGGTCACgcagccgccccctccccctgcccctgcccggcggcgtcctcttccttctcctcctcctcctcctgctcctcctcctgctgccgtcGCTGCGGGCGGGGGGCGCGGGCGGGGCGCGGGCGCGGACGGGGCGGGGGCGCGGGCAGGCCGAGGCGGGCTTCGGCGGCGGCCAGGCGGTCGCGCAGCTCCTCCAGCTGCTGCTCGAGGGCGCGGGCCGAGCGGAGGCAGCCCCGGCAGCTGCGCAGGTCCCTCTGCCCTGCGGGAACACGACGGAGCCGgaggggagcggggagggggaacGCGGaccagggacccccccccacccatccactccCGGCCCCGATCCCACACTCACGCTGGCTCGCGTGGAGGCGCTGCAGCTCCCGCGCCGCCTCCAGCTCTTCCAGCAGGGCGCCCAGGCACGGCGGCGGCGAGGAGCCTGCGGCGGAGGGAGGCCGTCGGAACAGGCCGGCTCAGCGGGgagccagcccccagccccccctccccccccccgaggcccgcACTCACCCGCGCCGGGAGCCGGCCGCACCTCCGCCGCCTCTTCGCCCGCCTCCATGGCGTGGCCCGGCAGGGGGGGAACCCCGGCGCCCCTGGAAGCAGCGGCAGGGAAGAGGCCCAGTCCAGCAGCAGCCCCCAGCCGCCAGCATCCCTCTCCCGGGAtggcgtggggtggggtgggcaacCAGACCGCACAAGTCGGCCCTTGGAAGTTGCCCGCCTACCTCTGAGGGTGCAgggccgcctcctccccccccctggccgaGGCCTCCGCCGGCCCCTCCTGGGTGTCCGGAGGGCTTCCCT
It contains:
- the LOC143828795 gene encoding uncharacterized protein LOC143828795, which translates into the protein MCPCEPHRARRGWFWGREAQMLSFDTCCQASRTACDAGRGLMSHRARARAERGRQMAVTSQPSPGNQAQFCGQLPCPVLTCAMKACFSQHPLQGSPPDTQEGPAEASARGGEEAALHPQRGAGVPPLPGHAMEAGEEAAEVRPAPGAGSSPPPCLGALLEELEAARELQRLHASQRQRDLRSCRGCLRSARALEQQLEELRDRLAAAEARLGLPAPPPRPRPRPARAPRPQRRQQEEEQEEEEEKEEDAAGQGQGEGAAA
- the MRPL24 gene encoding large ribosomal subunit protein uL24m produces the protein MRLSWVRALAQKVTLPPHYRYGMNRPGSMADKLRNPPGLRRKKIFVEPIADADWKFFQGDTVQILSGRDAGKQGRVAQVIRQRNWVVLEGLNVHYRYVGKTADYPGTYVASEAPLLVRDVTLIDPTDRKPTEVEWRYTEEGERVRVSLRTGRIIPQPPTQREDGIIPEQWIDGPKDTSVENALERSYVPSLKTFQEEIMELQGIVETRSFRKSYWY